From Chromohalobacter canadensis, one genomic window encodes:
- a CDS encoding TRAP transporter substrate-binding protein has product MMTTKHTLAGLVLLSGITLASTGQAQDTVTLRLHHFAAPTTPVQTQYLEPWAKRIEEQSDGAIKVEIFPAMQLGGSASSLYDQAKDGVVDIAWTLLSYTPNRFPESEAFDQPFLPTTGEATSMAAQEFAMEHMQDDFEGVHPLAVFAHSPGKLHTKDVSVHDIDDIDGLAIRAPSKTMNRYFTRLGAKSVGMPMPQIPEAISRGVIDGLTLPFESASALGVLDVAQNHTFFDGENGLYTAMMVLAMNQDKYDSLSPELQEVIDNNAGIQEAQQIGHVMDEAEQAAIDDIASRGEGQMIHIAEADQDKWKAAADKTIDEWIAGMDAEGYDGQQLYDDASQLVEKYTKQTQ; this is encoded by the coding sequence ATGATGACAACAAAACATACGCTCGCCGGTCTCGTTCTCCTCAGCGGCATCACCCTGGCCAGCACGGGTCAGGCACAAGACACCGTGACGCTGCGCCTTCATCACTTCGCGGCGCCGACCACGCCGGTTCAGACGCAGTATCTGGAACCCTGGGCGAAACGCATCGAGGAGCAGTCCGATGGCGCCATCAAGGTAGAGATATTCCCCGCCATGCAACTCGGTGGATCGGCCAGCTCGCTTTATGATCAGGCCAAGGATGGCGTCGTCGACATCGCCTGGACGCTTTTGAGCTACACGCCGAACCGCTTTCCGGAATCCGAAGCCTTCGATCAGCCCTTCCTGCCCACCACAGGTGAAGCCACCAGCATGGCGGCGCAAGAATTCGCCATGGAACATATGCAGGACGATTTCGAAGGCGTTCATCCCCTCGCTGTCTTTGCCCATAGCCCAGGCAAGCTTCACACCAAGGATGTCAGCGTGCACGACATCGATGATATCGATGGCCTAGCCATTCGCGCTCCCTCGAAGACCATGAACCGCTATTTCACTCGGCTCGGCGCCAAGTCCGTGGGCATGCCCATGCCGCAGATCCCGGAAGCGATCTCGCGGGGCGTGATCGACGGCCTGACGCTACCTTTTGAGAGCGCCTCCGCCTTGGGCGTGCTGGATGTCGCCCAGAACCACACCTTCTTCGATGGTGAGAATGGCCTGTACACGGCGATGATGGTGCTGGCCATGAACCAGGACAAATACGACAGCCTGTCGCCCGAGCTGCAGGAGGTCATCGACAATAACGCCGGCATCCAGGAAGCTCAGCAAATCGGCCACGTCATGGACGAGGCGGAGCAAGCCGCCATCGACGACATCGCCTCGCGCGGCGAGGGCCAGATGATCCATATCGCCGAGGCGGATCAGGATAAGTGGAAAGCGGCCGCCGACAAGACCATCGACGAGTGGATCGCAGGCATGGACGCAGAAGGCTACGACGGCCAGCAGCTCTACGATGACGCCAGCCAGCTCGTCGAAAAATACACCAAGCAAACGCAATAA
- a CDS encoding SDR family NAD(P)-dependent oxidoreductase produces the protein MSSSIALITGAGRGLGRSMALHLAAAGVGIIGTYRSHRDDALAVAREIEAAGGTAAMLKLDIGDSTAFAEFKDNVADTLEDTFGRTELDAVVHNAGEGILAPYEETTEDDLDALYRTHFKGPFLLSQALLPMIARGGRILNVSTAATRFVLDNHCAYSAMKSALEVTTRYMAKELGERRITVNAIAPGAVETDFAGGAVRDDPALNAHFRSITPLGRTAKPDDIGAAVASLLSSDFGWLNGERIELTGGQSL, from the coding sequence ATGTCCTCCAGCATTGCCCTCATCACTGGCGCCGGCCGAGGCCTCGGCCGTAGCATGGCGTTGCACCTCGCCGCCGCCGGCGTCGGCATCATCGGCACCTACCGCAGTCACCGCGACGACGCCCTGGCGGTCGCGCGCGAGATCGAGGCCGCCGGCGGCACAGCGGCGATGCTCAAACTCGATATTGGCGATAGCACCGCCTTCGCCGAGTTCAAGGACAACGTGGCGGACACGCTGGAAGATACCTTCGGCCGCACGGAGCTGGACGCCGTGGTTCACAATGCAGGCGAAGGGATTCTCGCGCCCTACGAAGAAACCACCGAGGACGATCTCGACGCCCTTTACCGCACCCATTTCAAAGGGCCATTCCTGCTCAGCCAAGCCCTGCTGCCGATGATCGCCCGTGGCGGGCGCATTCTGAACGTCTCCACTGCCGCCACGCGCTTCGTGCTGGACAATCACTGCGCCTACTCGGCAATGAAGAGCGCACTGGAGGTGACCACGCGCTATATGGCCAAGGAACTCGGCGAGCGCCGGATCACGGTCAACGCCATCGCCCCCGGCGCCGTGGAAACCGACTTCGCCGGTGGCGCAGTCCGCGATGATCCAGCGCTCAATGCCCACTTCCGCTCGATCACGCCACTAGGGCGCACCGCCAAGCCGGATGATATCGGTGCTGCAGTCGCGAGCCTGCTGTCGAGCGATTTCGGCTGGCTCAACGGCGAACGCATCGAACTCACCGGCGGGCAATCGCTTTGA
- a CDS encoding 2-hydroxyacid dehydrogenase: MTKRIVAFQRLKPHHLEQLRTHFHVDYFDTLEGPDDPAFREALSEAHGLLGASLPITSELLDGAPHLEAISSISVGVDNYPVDELTRRNILLCHTPDVLTETTADTGFLLIMASARRAVELANMVKQGQWTSSIGESHFGTDVHGKTLGMVGFGRIGQAIARRGALGFGMQVLYTHASPKPALEEELGATHCEFDTLLEQADFVCVNVPLTAETTGLIDADVLKRMKSSAILINIARGKVVDEEALIEALSNGEIHAAGLDVFAQEPLPGDSPLTRMDNVVTLPHIGSATHETREAMAQRAVDNVIAALEGQQPPSPYNDVTPRG, from the coding sequence ATGACCAAACGCATCGTTGCCTTTCAGCGACTCAAGCCTCATCACCTCGAGCAGCTGCGCACCCACTTCCACGTCGATTACTTCGACACGCTGGAGGGCCCTGATGACCCCGCGTTTCGTGAAGCGCTGAGCGAAGCGCACGGCCTGCTGGGTGCCAGCTTGCCGATCACCTCCGAGCTGCTCGATGGCGCCCCGCACCTGGAAGCCATCTCGAGCATCTCGGTGGGGGTCGACAACTACCCCGTGGACGAGCTGACCCGGCGCAACATCCTGCTCTGTCACACCCCGGACGTGCTCACCGAAACCACCGCAGACACCGGCTTCCTGCTGATCATGGCCAGCGCCCGCCGCGCAGTGGAACTCGCCAACATGGTCAAGCAAGGCCAATGGACGAGCAGTATCGGCGAGTCGCACTTCGGCACCGACGTCCACGGCAAGACGCTGGGCATGGTCGGCTTCGGGCGCATTGGTCAGGCTATCGCGCGTCGCGGCGCACTGGGCTTCGGCATGCAAGTGCTCTACACCCATGCTTCGCCCAAGCCGGCCCTGGAAGAGGAACTCGGCGCCACACACTGCGAATTCGATACCTTGCTCGAGCAGGCCGACTTCGTCTGCGTCAACGTGCCCCTGACCGCCGAGACCACTGGCTTGATCGACGCGGACGTGCTCAAGCGCATGAAGTCCTCGGCGATTCTGATCAATATCGCCCGCGGCAAGGTGGTCGACGAGGAAGCACTGATCGAGGCGCTCTCCAACGGCGAGATCCACGCCGCGGGGCTGGATGTCTTCGCTCAGGAGCCGCTGCCCGGCGACTCACCGCTCACGCGGATGGATAACGTCGTCACCCTACCGCACATCGGCTCGGCCACGCATGAAACGCGTGAGGCCATGGCCCAGCGCGCCGTCGACAACGTCATCGCCGCCCTCGAGGGCCAGCAACCGCCTAGCCCCTACAACGACGTCACACCGCGCGGCTGA
- a CDS encoding sugar kinase, with product MNDATTPDILTFGEAMTLFIAETSGDLAEVERFQRRIAGADTNVAIGLARLAFHVAWISRVGDDGFGTFIRRTLNAEGLDCRYLSTDTEHPTGLVFKERAEHGEDPKVAYYRRGSAASHLGMADVRDLDFQGVRHLHATGLPPALSPSTRELAFHMLERAHQAGLTISFDPNLRPSLWNSEAEMRETLNALAAHADWVLPGLAEGQRLTGLDNAHDIAGYYLDQGATGVIIKLGPEGSYVRTADDAGMVKGVAVSRVVDTVGAGDGFAVGVISALLDGCSPRQAAHRGNLIGAEQVQVVGDMEGLPRRARLRDLEAAHPLA from the coding sequence ATGAACGATGCCACTACACCGGATATCCTGACCTTCGGTGAAGCGATGACGCTGTTCATCGCCGAAACCTCCGGCGACCTGGCCGAGGTCGAGCGCTTCCAGCGGCGCATCGCCGGCGCCGATACCAATGTCGCTATCGGTCTGGCACGGCTAGCCTTTCATGTCGCCTGGATCAGTCGCGTCGGTGACGATGGTTTTGGCACCTTCATTCGCCGCACACTCAACGCCGAGGGGCTCGACTGCCGCTACCTGAGTACCGATACCGAGCATCCCACCGGCCTGGTCTTCAAGGAACGCGCCGAACACGGCGAGGATCCCAAGGTGGCCTATTATCGGCGCGGCAGTGCCGCCAGCCACCTGGGCATGGCCGACGTGCGCGATCTCGACTTCCAGGGGGTGCGCCACCTACATGCCACCGGCTTGCCCCCCGCGCTCTCACCGAGCACGCGCGAACTCGCCTTCCATATGCTGGAGCGCGCTCACCAGGCCGGTCTCACGATCAGCTTCGACCCCAACCTGCGGCCCTCGCTGTGGAACAGCGAAGCCGAGATGCGCGAAACCCTCAATGCACTGGCCGCACACGCCGACTGGGTATTGCCGGGGCTCGCCGAGGGACAGCGACTGACCGGGCTCGACAACGCGCACGACATCGCCGGCTATTATCTCGATCAAGGCGCCACTGGCGTCATCATCAAGCTCGGCCCGGAAGGCAGCTACGTGCGCACGGCAGACGATGCCGGCATGGTGAAGGGTGTGGCCGTATCCCGTGTTGTCGATACCGTGGGTGCCGGCGATGGTTTCGCAGTGGGCGTGATCAGCGCCTTGCTCGACGGGTGCTCGCCACGCCAGGCTGCACATCGCGGCAATCTCATCGGCGCCGAACAAGTTCAGGTCGTCGGCGATATGGAAGGCCTCCCACGCCGAGCTCGGCTGCGCGACCTGGAAGCCGCGCACCCACTGGCGTGA